Genomic DNA from Solanum pennellii chromosome 3, SPENNV200:
GTGTCTATCCAGACACGACAGTGAGAAAAGGTTATCAAGTACAAATGCTTGTGGACCTTTTAAACAGCCCAGTACATAGACCAACGGGATATAATCAGTCTCAATTATATGTTCATATTAACCGTGAGTTTTTCTTGTTTCACTTGGTATCATCAAACAATACTTAGCATGTCAATGAGGGATTAAACATTTCTACATGGTAACATAGGAATTAAGGAAAGAATGCATTTGACGATATGCTTGAGCCTGAAATGTGAAGCCAATAACATTCCCCCAGAATTGCTTATCAAATTTTCTATACGTCCCCCCTCCCCTCAGACAGTTTATGATAAAATTCCTATCCAACTTTTATTATGCAACATCAGTATCCCACAATTCACTTTCATCAGGAGTGTTAACTTTGACTCATAAAAATGGTAACAATGTCCCACCCACACGTCAATAGTTTGGATGAGTAGTATTTACGAGTTCAATTGGTATAGCTCCAATCAACCCATCCAAGAGATTGGATCGACTTGCATAAAATTACTAGCAAATTTTACCCAAATTAACCTGTAAGAGAAATTTGTTGCACATAAAAAGAGGGAAAAAGCAGAAAACTAGTCTTTACCGTAGGGCAATATCACTTTCTTGTACAGTAACTCTTTTGTTATGAACTCAATTGGATAGCAAcagattagaaaaaaaaaaacaaaaaaaacagaGAAGAGGTTTTGAGTTGAGTGGGTTGGCGTATGACCCATTGATCTACCTATCTTGACCCAAGAGTATTTGCGACTGGTTGGGTCAATCACATGTTCTTTGACTCAACACATTGTAACCCATCAGAACTTGACCAAACATTTTCTCCtccatttgacacccctaattGATCATATATGCTAACTGGATTCCTTCCAGAACATGTGCATTAAATTATTTCACCCCTATAGCAAGAGAATGGGAACTAAAGCAGAAATTTCATCTCCGATCGGAGGCTAAATTACTCGAGCAAAGTTTCTATCTGCAGCAAGTCTCAAAGATATTAAGAATATTAGAGAGAACACTCGGGGGAAATCATTACTGGCATTCAACGCAAACATTTCTAAGAAATATAGTGTAtgtataaagaaaaaagaaaggaacaCTGAAATCAGTTAGAGCTTATTGTCCTTGAACAAGTTATCAAAATTAATCCTACCTTAAAACGAGGAGAACGTCGGAGAGATGATGCAGATCCAGGAGATAGGAGTGCTGCCCTACTCCCTTTGGCACGGTCAACTTTCTTCAAATTTCTGTTATGCTCATCAGATTGATGCTCCTGCTGGGATAAAAACTCACTTCTACTATCAGTTGAAATGGAAGAAACTGGGGCAGACACAGAGATCATGAAAGTGTCTTGATCACGAGATGCCATGTCAGGAAATGTCCCTGGATGCATAggaaacataaacatattcagAACCATCATAGACATCcccaatatatttattaatcaaCTTAACTTTCAAGAGTATATTTATGCACTTATTCATGATCGTggtttaaatataaattaatcgaTCCTGTAGGAAATCCAGGTTACAACAATAAATCTAGTTTCCAAACTGTGAAACGTTTAGTTACTTGAATGCATTAACAAAATCATTTTCTAATTTCTACTAATGATTCGAACAAAAATCCATTTTCGGGTGCAACAAGAGTTtgtattatgaaatgatatcaAGAGGGATTTGCATTTGTTGTGGAGATTCTTTGCAAGAAGATGCAGTACTCAAGAGGCTTGCTAGCAGCCAATACTCTATGATTTCAAATTAGCTGTATATGGGTCTGATATAAGTAAATAAGGCTCAGAGGATAACATAACATTAGAAATGAAATACAGGGCATACCATGTGTTACGGCTGCTTGAAACTTTTCTCTCATAGTCCTGACGAACTTGAACAGTCCATTGCTTGTATTTAACTCTCTGAGCAGCTCTTTTGCATCATTAAGTTGTGGATCACATTCAATCACTAAAAATCCAAGCCAAATAAGAATTAAAGTACAGAACCATTTTCACTGATGTATAGTTGATAACGGTTCCAGACTTACAAGTATATACATCATTCTCATGACGTATGGTAAAAAAGTACTCCTTATCCTGATTATTGGCATCAATATTGGTAAATACGAATTTCACTCCTGTGGAAGACAAAGGAAATGAATGCTCAGTGGACAAATCTAACAATAGAAGAAAGTTGTTTTCTTTTACTGGAAAAATCCATTATTAATAAGTAGAGCCTGTGGCGGGGTTATATTGTTCAGAAAGCGGAGTCTGCTTCTCTAGAATCTTAAATGAGTACAGAAGTTGAAGGATATACATACCATGGCCACATTCAATACGTAATCCAAGCACCTTATTGTACCACACAATAGCCTCTTCTATATCCTCTCTCTGTTCAGCAGTCTGATTATGCTTTTCTTCACATGCTTTGAGTTCTTTCCCaaacaaacaaaagaagaagacgaagaaATGCACCGATCAATTACCCAACAGGATATGGTGTCCGTGGTAGAAACAGCAGAAACAGTCACAAAGTTATCGACATAAAAAAGCACCAACATTATTcacaaaaaataacaactttcaCAATGAATTACAGGGGAGAGTTTGAAAAGGGGGgcacaaattaaaaataaataaataaaaaattaaactatcaCATCCAACATACAACAGTAGTTTTCAAAGGAAGAACAGACGAAGAAACACTATTCCTCAATGCCATCTTCCTACCATATTAGGTGTCtcctttttttttggatgactataatctctcgatcatttTCCAAAGCCGAAGTCGAGCGAGAATTAGGTGTCTTCATTTGACCAGGAAAAATCATTTAAACTAGCATTTCTATTTTACTACTGCATTAAACTGGACGTGAATCAACATATAAAGATAAACTACACTTCAGatgaatttcaaatataattgGGTTTCACGTTACTTTAAATGCTCTGGAGggtgtaaagaagaaagatggaagtcCACAAACACCTCTAATCTGAGACAAGGCCAAGTGATAAGACTAGAGCCTAAGGTCATATAAACTTCTTGATAAATCTATTCTCTCTCTTCCCCTTCCGTAAAATCTGTCATATGAATTGGTTTGCATACCATACAGAAACATTCGCGAACTAAGGATGTAGAAATAACTTTTAGGATATCTTTTGTCTTGAAATTTATTCACTAACATCACACAGAAGCAATAAATACTGCAATTGGATTCATGATCGTTAAACCAGttggatataaaaataaatcatttcaGCAGTCATCTCATGCGACGACTAAATGGAATattagaaaattgaaattaagcATAAATGATTCTTGAAACATCTCTCTATGCTATTTCTCTCATAGAAAAACTCTACATGAAACAAGTATGAGTTTGTCAAATGCATGAAAAGTGGGCAAACTTTTGTAGTGATAGAGTTTACCATCAGCTTGTTGAGATATTATGGCTGCATATTCATCTTTCCTGGCCCTTTGGTTTTCCACCACCCCTCTAAGTTCTTCTACTCTATATTTTGTAGAAGATATTGAGTCTGCTATTGCTATCTGCTTTGCCTCTTTTCGGGTCTTCGCTGCAGATGACATCATGACATACATGTTAGAGTTTTAAATTAATAACAGAGACAAAACAATAATAATCCAATTTTTATAGAGAAAATGATCATTCAAAATCAGTAATACAGAAAAATAAAGGATGAGGagtaattcaaaattttcccaaaggaaattagtacaagtgtacaacaacaacataccaagtGAAATCCCACAGGTAGGGATTCAGGAGGTTAGGATGTATGTATACCTTACCCCTACATTATAAGGTCGAAAGGCTATTTTCAAAAGACTCTCGACTCAAAAGGGCAGTGACAGACGGGACCAAGGATATTAGTAGTATACAGAAATTGCAGGATATTCAGGCTGGATAAATGTAATTAGTGGCTGAAATCATTCCTCTTAAGTCTCAAATATGAAAAACAAGTGAACTGAGAGTAAAAAGAAGAGATTTTTGGAAAATACTATGGGTGAGATCCAGCAGATTAAGTAAATAACCTCCAGAATTGTGTGATGAGTACCATGTTGCAGCTACTTTGGATGTGAATCTTCTACACGTACTTCCCATTTTCCGTCAATAAAACAAGATTGCCAGAAACAACAATATCTCGAATAACAAAAACATGCTACAATAAATCCTTTTTAACTTTGGAAGCACTGCTACTCAGAACTTCAGACTGTCAGTGTTTATTGCTCTTATTGTCACTACTATAAGGATCTTCAGAGTTTAAAAAACAGTTTATTCGCATACTTACTACTTAGATCATCACATATGCAAGTTCACTTCTGAAAAAAAGGCAATGAGAAGTTCACCAGCCACTTCAATGAGATTAGAATAACAACCCAACTTCATAATCACAATAACTGTGATATGAAGGCATGTTCCACTGCCAATAACAAAATGATGCTATTTTGATCAAGAAGTTTGTtgtatacaaaatatttatttccttCATATCAACAATCTTATAGACCATGACATTTTGTTCTAACTGAAAATAAAATCTTCATAATTGCCTGTCATTAAAATCTTACTCTCTTCAGTTCAACTGTACATGTTGTAGAACATAACAATCCTATTCGGCAATAATCATGCTTCATTAGAAAATCCACAAGCAAACACTACATCCATCCTCTTCTCTCAATATTGATAACTATTATGATGAAGTAACAGCAAAATGAACCACCCTCTGAAAGCTTTATCAGAAATGGTAGCACGTAGATAAGCAATAATAGTTCAAACTAAGACACACTATACCCTGAAGGAATGCATACCTAATACCATCCAGCACTGGCAAATGTAGAGTTCAGTCTGTGAGTTCATCTCAACCCAGTACTTCTAATCCGGAACATAAATGCATATgtaaaaatcaactaaaaattGCAATAAATAGTAGGTCTGAAcccataattttaaaaaatataatgggCTCACTGGCACTGCTAAGAACTTAAATATTGAACTCAAAGTTTAAATCTTTAATCCACCCCAACCATCCAGGGGTTTGAATGTCAGCAAAGAACAATAGCATACATAATGACGAGcataccaaaaaaatttaaagagtgACACACCTGCAAGTGCTTTCACCAATTTGTCTTCCAACTCCCTCAGCTCAACTTTTAACTTGCCAAGTTTTGCTGCCGCAACcaatcaattaaatcaaataaccCAATCAACAAGATcccaaatgaagaaaaagaaataatcttCCAGCTACAATTCTTGAGAATGATGCGTAGCTGAAAACCCTAACTTTAGAAAACTAGAAATTCGAGCAAAAATCGTACAAAAGCCACAGAATTTAGCATGCGGGGAAAAACATACACTGTAATTGAAGAGTTTCTTGTGCTTGTGTCTTGGTTGAATCGAGAGATTTTTTGAAGGAACCAGTGGCAGCATCGATTCTCTGCTGTTGAATTAGAATCTCCCTGTCACAAACCAATCTAAGTTCCTCCATTTTGTTCCTGGTAATTTCCCCTACGCTGATCTTCATCTTCATCCCAATCTCAGAAGCTCTCTGCTTGGTTTTCTTTGAGATTTGAACACTGAGACACGATATGCTTAGCCCGCCattttcattactttagttTGAAAATATATGATGGAATACTCTACACTTTTCTAAAAAGCTTAATGATGATAATAGTTTCTTGTTTTTACGtgcaatataaaaaatttaactcaTCCATCCGtttcaattatttatcatttaaatatatatttgttgtcGTTTTGCTAATATGATGCAGCTCTTAATTgagtaaaaattttaaggggTTCATTTGGACTATACTATGTATCAATAATCTTTTCTACTttatatgaaattttggttctttatttataatttttacattaaCCAATCTGAAATTAGGCATAATTATACCATAGGCTCATGTTTCtactattttaatttgtatttacTTGAATGATACTataaatattcatcaactagcttaattttgaacaaaagcttcttacaattattttttaaaaaaataataaattcttttataaGCTAaggttttatcaaaataatttctctgttttacaaaaaatgtaaaaataatattggtATAATTCTTACCTTCTCCGAACTTCTCTAATAAAATTACATTAgatatcttattattattattattattattattatattttcaattgcGTATTACTAATAAGGAATTTcttaaattgtaaaaaaaaatcaataaaataaaaatgacatttaGTTGTCCAAGCAAGTAGCctaaaaaaatgacatttttcacCAATCTACTATAATAATTGGATATTTTTGTCTATTGATTTGAGTTACAAAACAAATctttttatgtaattaactatttatttcattaagattgaaattatttatttatttatatttcttgtaCCAAAGCAAATATTTGAATCATGTATTATGTAATGTAATACCCAGTTGTATCATCCCTAAGTTCTAcgataaataagttaaaattccACAAGTTTATCAATCTATCAatgatttttattcttatttttaaaatagacgGATAAAACATATATTTCTCTTATTAATGAGCGGCTAATATTGAATTGCTTAGGGTCTAAATATTTGTTTCAGCAGTTGGAAGCATGCAACTCTTTATGGAAGGCTTCTCTAGTGCAGttgtgaattttcttttatttatttttaaattgttagatatttaaaaattggataaaaatatcataaatctaataattaataacttaaaatatttgaaattcttgtatttttgaaatatgttaaatattttttttaaaaatatgtaaaatatattacaaataacaataattaacaactaaatttttttaaatgattctCAAATTTCTATCCGAgtcatataaattaagaaaacaacatatattatttgaaatttacgTAAAagatactataaattataataattaacaacatatttaatagacatataaaaatttgattgaCTCTCAGAATTTTATATGTGCACgtaaattgaaacaaaacatataatataaattaatttaaaatgatgtaaacaaaatatgataaatcacaataattaataacttaaaaattaaaagacataaaaaatttctacattcaaaagaaattaaGATAGCGAggataacatatattattaaaaattaaaaaatactaatttataataattaacaactttaaatatctaaaagacattaaaaattgattaattctCTAAAAGTTATTTGTGTCacataagttaaaataaaaaaataaacatatattgaaTCTGTTCTGATACAGACACCTATAACTAGTATTGTATAGATAAGAGAAGACATTAATAAGAaagtttcatttatttttaaaccgaaaataaaatttttagaatAGACTAACTGCACAATAACTATAGCACCTATGCATAGATGTAGACAagtgtaaatatatatatattattattatgagttTAAATTTGATGCAAAACTACTTACAagtgtaaatatatatattattattatgagttTAAATTTGATGCAAAACTACTTACTAAGTAAGCATGACACATTTTAATTGTATAGGGAGGGAACCTCAAGAAATGACATTTAACAAATCACTTTTCAAatgtatttgaaatttaaaacttgcAAGTAGAGAGTGATTTTTTCTCTACATGTATTTATGAATATGCTAACTGTCTGTTTTCattattgtttaatataaagtcattattatatttctacacaataataatataataacgtTATTTATTACTGTAgctataattttatattgtcaaagccaattaattaataaaatatcttataacatgattttatctcagaatgaaataaaaaattttgacacaatagatgaagataatattgaCAATCACAGATCACAGTGTCAAGCAATGTATCaagaatatattaattttcattcttttgtaaggaaaaaaaaaaagattatggTTCTAATTACCAGAAACAAAAGAATAGGGTgcaaatagtaataaatatatgttaGGGGTGCAAAATGCAAAAAAGCTCCATAGAATAATTAGTACTTAGAATTTAGCAGTAATGGAGTCACTCTAGAAAACAACACTACTTCTTCTTCATCGAACCTGTCGGGCTATTCCATCCTTCTTGTGTTGCAGTTTGCGGAGTTAATCTTGGAGACTAATAGATTCTCCTCTACTTGGGGCTCAATGGTATTCTTCTATTATCAGAAAAAGATTTGATCTTGAAgttaatttctcttcttttttgttgttgttgttgttggttggcaCCAGTAATTcatctttcttttaattttatttaatgaagaAATGATACCTTAATCCTTAAATTTAAATGCaatgtttcttgatttttaccTGTAAAATTTGTGAAAAGGAATTAGGTTTGTTTCCTGATAATTGCATAATTGATTGAATGCAAATTGTTCTATTCATACCTTCAAATGATTTGAACAGTCCAAGAAAGAATTTTGGGGGGTTCTTTTTACAGACTCTTGCTTATTCTGATTGATTGTTTGGTGTTCCAGTTTGACTAGACCCTAGCTTATTCTCTCTAGTCTTTTCCTCCGCGTTGCGTCTTTCTCTTCGTATTCAGAAGTGTAATTACTTTGTTGCCTAGCATCTCGAGTTCCCCTATTTAGTTATCGGGGAAACAAACATTGCCATGACCATGGTTAGAGACAAGGTGGACCTccattttgtttaattttactGATGCATAACCTGCACAACAATTTTGTTTATGCCTTACCCATTTGAGCAATCTGCAGACCAATCTTTTTAGTTGTTCGTGCATTTTAAAGAAGAGATTGCAGCTCATTGTATCCATAAGATGTGCTGATAAATATATCTTCATCCATGACGCCAAAAACACACGTTTTGTAGTAAAGTTTCATGTTTTAAGTTGGAAACGGACTGCTATGATCTTGGAAACGATTGAGAGCTTGAGCCATTGGCCATTATGCCTAACTATTTATTCAATTGTCTCTACTTGAGCCTGGAAACTCATGTATGTATAATGTTACGACTGAAAAACGAAACTAGTGTACAAATTATCACAAGATCAATAGTTAAATTGAATTAGGAAATTCCTTTTACTTCTGTGGTTGGCATTGTCAATGGATTGAGGCTTATTATACTTTGCAAAAGCCCTATAGCTCTAACTGGCTGGGTCTAGTGGCTGCAATTACTTCTGAACTTTTGTTTTGCTGAAATTTTGTATTATTCTATAGTTTCGAATTCAAGTACTTACTAGTTTacgttttgaaaaatataaaaccacACCATGTCTTAGTTCAGATGCAATATAGgagtatataataataaaaaggcaaaaaataaaatgtgatagctaaattatgtttaaaatataagaaagacaacatataaacaattatattttgattacaTCACTACATTGCCATTACAAGTATCCATAgaaaaacattaataaaaatatttgcaaACATACAATCTTCCATTATAGAATACtgtaaaaatgtaaataatatttaatttttagataattcttTCTGAGGTGATGCTAAACTAACAAAACATTTTTGATCATTGTGATTCACTTTGCAGGACAATCTTTACCTCCCGCAGTCCTGTGAACCACACAGTTAGTAGCAGATTATATTCGAAAACTAGTTCCTAATCTTCTAGAATGCTTTCATCAGTTATTTCTCGATCTTCAACTTTCTTACCTTCTTCTTTGCTTCTCGTCCAATTCGAAACCTTGCTTCATCATCATGGTTATCACTCCACCCCCTCCAAAGCCCCAAAATCCACTTCCTTTCCCAACTATGATGACCCAAATTCATCCCCAAGTTCAACAAGTGCTTCCTCTGACCCTCTGAACCCCACCATCGTGCTGGAAACCCTCTCTTGTTACAACAATGACTGGAGAAGAGCTTTAGAGTTCTTCAACTGGGCCGAGACGCAGTGTGGCTTCCATCACACCAGCCAAACGAGCAACCAACTTATTGACATTCTGGGAAAGTTCTTTGAATTTGATGCAGCTTGGAGCTTGATTGAGAAAATGAGAAGTGTATCCTCCATGCCTGACCACACCACTTTCCGGGTCTTGTTCAAACGTTATGTGTCTGCTCACATGGTAAAAGAAGCAATTGATATGTTTGATAAGATGGAggaatttaatttaaaagatcAAGTTTCATTTTCAAATCTAATTGATGCTTTATGTGAGTATAAGCATGTGATAGAGGCCGAAGACTTGTGCTTCCCTAAGAACAAGAATGATGTGAAATATTCATGTTTTAAGGTTGAcacaaaaatatgtaatatgcTTCTTCGTGGGTGGTTCAAGATGAGTTGGTGGGGTAAATGTAGACAGTTTTGGGAAGAGATGGATACAAGGGGTGTGCAGAAGGATCTGTATTCGTACTCTATTTACATGGATGTACAGTGCAAGAGCGGAAAGCCATGGAAAGCTGTAAAATTATacaaagaaatgaagaagaaaggaaTTGATTTGGATGTGATCGCGTATAACACTGTCATCCGTGCTATAGGGATTGCAGATGGTGTTGATGTAGCAGCTAAGCTCTGTCAAGAGATGATTGAGTTGGGGTGCAAACCAAATGTTTCTACGTACAACACACTGATCAAGCTTATGTGTGAAAATGGGAGGTATAGAGATGCATATAAAGTGCTTAATCAAATGCCTCACAAGGGTTGCGAGCCTAATGTCATTACATACAACAGCTTCTTTGGTTGCCTTGAAAAGCCGAGAGAGATTCTCACATTGTTTGATAGAATGATTGAAAGCGGCG
This window encodes:
- the LOC107012558 gene encoding kinetochore protein SPC25 homolog isoform X1, yielding MKMKISVGEITRNKMEELRLVCDREILIQQQRIDAATGSFKKSLDSTKTQAQETLQLQSAKLGKLKVELRELEDKLVKALAAKTRKEAKQIAIADSISSTKYRVEELRGVVENQRARKDEYAAIISQQADELKACEEKHNQTAEQREDIEEAIVWYNKVLGLRIECGHGVKFVFTNIDANNQDKEYFFTIRHENDVYTLIECDPQLNDAKELLRELNTSNGLFKFVRTMREKFQAAVTHGTFPDMASRDQDTFMISVSAPVSSISTDSRSEFLSQQEHQSDEHNRNLKKVDRAKGSRAALLSPGSASSLRRSPRFKVKR
- the LOC107012558 gene encoding kinetochore protein SPC25 homolog isoform X2, which gives rise to MKMKISVGEITRNKMEELRLVCDREILIQQQRIDAATGSFKKSLDSTKTQAQETLQLQSKLGKLKVELRELEDKLVKALAAKTRKEAKQIAIADSISSTKYRVEELRGVVENQRARKDEYAAIISQQADELKACEEKHNQTAEQREDIEEAIVWYNKVLGLRIECGHGVKFVFTNIDANNQDKEYFFTIRHENDVYTLIECDPQLNDAKELLRELNTSNGLFKFVRTMREKFQAAVTHGTFPDMASRDQDTFMISVSAPVSSISTDSRSEFLSQQEHQSDEHNRNLKKVDRAKGSRAALLSPGSASSLRRSPRFKVKR
- the LOC107012156 gene encoding pentatricopeptide repeat-containing protein At1g80550, mitochondrial, giving the protein MLSSVISRSSTFLPSSLLLVQFETLLHHHGYHSTPSKAPKSTSFPNYDDPNSSPSSTSASSDPLNPTIVLETLSCYNNDWRRALEFFNWAETQCGFHHTSQTSNQLIDILGKFFEFDAAWSLIEKMRSVSSMPDHTTFRVLFKRYVSAHMVKEAIDMFDKMEEFNLKDQVSFSNLIDALCEYKHVIEAEDLCFPKNKNDVKYSCFKVDTKICNMLLRGWFKMSWWGKCRQFWEEMDTRGVQKDLYSYSIYMDVQCKSGKPWKAVKLYKEMKKKGIDLDVIAYNTVIRAIGIADGVDVAAKLCQEMIELGCKPNVSTYNTLIKLMCENGRYRDAYKVLNQMPHKGCEPNVITYNSFFGCLEKPREILTLFDRMIESGVRPRMDTYVMLMRKFGRWEFLRPVFILWEKMEKQGLSPDASAYNALIDALVQKGMVDMARKYDEEMLAKGLSAKPRVELGTKLTSADCEGS